A stretch of Besnoitia besnoiti strain Bb-Ger1 chromosome III, whole genome shotgun sequence DNA encodes these proteins:
- a CDS encoding putative eukaryotic initiation factor-6 (encoded by transcript BESB_044610) yields the protein MQSLGAQFESSNEVGVFAKLTNSYCLVALGGSEHFYSTLEAELAPHIPVVHATVGGTRVIGRVCVGNRRGLIVPSITTDQELQHLRNSLPDSVEIRRVEERLSALGNNVACNDYVALLHTDMDKETEEIIQDVLGVEAFRATIGKQTLVGSYCQFTNQGGLVHVMTPVEDMEELSQLIQVPLTAGTINRGSDLVGAGLIANDWAAFCGMDTTATELAVVERIFKIATRNQQKLNLVDDLTVQSSLIDTLS from the exons ATGCAGTCACTAG GTGCCCAATTTGAGTCGAGCAACGAggtcggcgtcttcgcgaaGCTGACTAACTCGTACTGCCTGGTCGCTCTCGGCGGCTCGGAGCACTTCTACAGCACCCTTGAGGCGGAGCTCGCCCCTCACATTCCCGTCGTGCATGCAACTGTCGGCGGCACCAGAGTCATTGGACGCGTGTGCGTGG GCAACCGGAGGGGCCTGATTGTGCCGTCCATCACGACAGAccaggagctgcagcacctgCGGAACTCGCTGCCGGATTCGGTGGAAATTCGCCGCGTCGAAGAGCGCCTGTCGGCCCTGGGCAACAACGTCGCCTGCAACGACTACGTGGCTCTGCTGCACACCGACATGGATAAGGAAACCGAAGAAATCATCCAGGACGTgctcggcgtcgaggcctTCCGCGCCACCATCGGCAAGCAAACCCTCGTGGGCAGCTACTGCCAGTTCACCAACCAAGGCGGCCTC GTACACGTCATGACGCCGGTGGAAGACATGGAGGAGCTTTCGCAGCTGATTCAGGTGCCTCTCACGGCTGGAACGATCAACCGTGGCTCAGATCTCGTCGGCGCGG GGCTCATTGCGAACGATTGGGCGGCGTTCTGCGGCATGGACACGACTGCGACTGAGCTGGCCGTGGTAGAGCGCATTTTCAAGATTGCGACGCGAAATCAACAGAAACTGAACCTCGTGGACGATCTGACGGTGCAGTCTTCTTTGATCGATACCCTGTCCTAA